In a genomic window of Selenomonadales bacterium:
- a CDS encoding aminotransferase class V-fold PLP-dependent enzyme, which produces MGYQNDWKKLVVGTDCFVPPIGGKRVAVVNFDHAATTSPLHGVMERIFHFSEVYSSVHRGLGYKSMVSSDVYERGRAQLMRFVGADTKTYTLIYTKHTTESLNLLAHIFGARLDREHDVILVTEMEHLANYLPWRVVGQVDVVPVDEKGRLSCDTLEAMLMRYGGRVKVVCVTGASNVTGYTNPLGKMARIAHRHGAMLVVDGAQITPHIRVDMMGRSSEEAVDFLAFSAHKMYAPFGCGALIGRQDVLAEARPFLVGGGVARFVTHTSLDWNESPYKDEAGTPNVIGVTAWTEAIRILEEVGRAELAKWERHLLRSLVRELKGIDGIQLYGGEDDSVSLVSFALDGIDHRMVSRILSYEDGIAVRSGMFCAHPYVVRLLGLSEDEVDYYRKHREVSLPGLVRVSLSFCNTEEDIERLIRLLRHIVRHKRAYREKYSSMAEREEAPFDWLKLKQRILP; this is translated from the coding sequence ATTTTTCATTTTTCGGAGGTGTATTCTTCTGTTCATCGAGGACTTGGATATAAGTCGATGGTATCGTCCGATGTGTATGAACGAGGGCGTGCACAGTTGATGCGCTTTGTCGGTGCCGATACGAAGACATATACGCTTATCTATACGAAGCATACGACGGAATCGCTCAATCTGCTGGCGCATATCTTTGGAGCGCGTTTGGACAGAGAACATGATGTTATCTTGGTTACGGAGATGGAGCATCTGGCAAACTATTTGCCGTGGCGTGTGGTTGGGCAGGTGGATGTCGTTCCTGTTGATGAGAAGGGCAGATTGTCATGCGATACGCTGGAGGCGATGCTTATGCGATACGGCGGGCGGGTGAAGGTCGTCTGCGTGACAGGCGCATCGAATGTGACAGGATATACGAATCCGCTCGGCAAGATGGCACGTATCGCGCATCGTCATGGTGCGATGTTGGTCGTTGACGGAGCGCAGATAACGCCGCATATACGTGTTGATATGATGGGGCGGTCATCGGAAGAAGCGGTTGACTTTCTTGCGTTTTCGGCACATAAGATGTACGCGCCGTTTGGTTGTGGTGCGCTGATCGGCAGGCAGGATGTGTTGGCAGAGGCAAGACCGTTTCTTGTCGGAGGCGGTGTGGCACGATTTGTGACACATACTTCACTCGATTGGAATGAATCACCGTATAAGGATGAGGCGGGAACGCCGAATGTGATAGGTGTTACGGCATGGACGGAGGCTATTCGTATCCTCGAAGAAGTCGGGCGGGCTGAACTTGCGAAGTGGGAACGACATCTCCTGCGCAGTCTGGTGCGGGAATTGAAAGGTATCGATGGGATTCAGCTGTATGGCGGCGAGGATGATAGTGTCAGCCTTGTATCATTTGCTCTCGACGGGATAGACCATCGCATGGTCAGTCGTATCTTGTCGTATGAGGATGGTATCGCAGTAAGAAGCGGGATGTTCTGTGCGCATCCGTATGTCGTTAGGCTGTTGGGGCTGAGTGAAGATGAGGTGGACTATTATCGCAAGCATCGAGAGGTATCGCTCCCCGGGCTGGTGCGTGTCAGTCTTTCGTTTTGTAATACAGAGGAGGATATCGAACGGCTCATAAGATTGCTGAGGCATATCGTGCGACACAAACGTGCTTATCGAGAAAAATATTCATCAATGGCGGAACGTGAAGAAGCACCGTTCGATTGGCTGAAATTAAAACAGAGAATTTTGCCGTAA